Below is a window of Banduia mediterranea DNA.
GGCCACGCCGCCGAGCTTCTGGATTTCCGAAACCACATGCAGGGTCAGCGTGGTCTTGCCCGAGGACTCCGGGCCGTAGATTTCGATCACACGACCGCGAGGCAGGCCGCCGATACCCAGAGCCACGTCCAGCGCCAGCGATCCGGTAGAGACCGATTCGATGTCGCGCGGCGCCTCCTTGCTGCCCATGCGCATGACCGCACCCTTGCCGAACTGGCGTTCGATCTGTCCGAGAGCGGCTTCAAGGGCTTTCTTGCGATTGTCGTCCATCGAGTCTGGTAATTCCTGTGTGAAATCCTGGGGCGGCGCGCTTCGAGGCGATGCGCGACCGAATCCGGGAATTATCCCACAGCGTCCGCCGGAGGACAGCGCCGGAGCGGCCCGATTGCGCCCAAATCACGTAAAGTCCGGCTCTGCTGACAGTTTTCGTTGCGGCTGAAAATTCCGGGCGCCCTCCTTGAATAATTCCCGATATTCGCCTCGGTCTCCCGAAATTTTCATCTCACAGGACCAAACCCTCGCTGCGACCCCTTAAGTTCCGGCAGGCTGCTAGTTCCGCAACTTCAGTCGCTGACCGGCGCCAGCGACCAGGCGCCGATCACGGTATAGGCCGGTGCGCGCCCGCGCCGGCTTTCCACCAGCACGTATTCCGAGACCGGCCAGTGCAGCGGCGGGTAATCCGGCAGCACCGGCGGCTCGCGCAGCCCCCGAGCCAGCGTGACATGCGGTCGGAACGATTCGCCCCGCAGCGCGAAGCCCTGTGTCCGCAGCCGCTGACGCAATCCGGTATTCAGCGCGAACAATGCCGGCGGTGCATCGACACAACCCAGCCAGCCGACCTCGGCACGCGGGAAGTGTCCGCAACCGGCGAGCGACAGTTCGAACGGCGCCACTCTCAACGACGCCGCCACCGACCGAACGGCATCGACGCGCTCCGCTGGCACGTCGCCCAGAAACACCAGCGTCAGATGCAGATGCGCTGCCGGTACCCGACGCGCACCGCGCGGCCAATCCGCGGTCGCCGAGATCGCCGCGATTTGCTGGCGCAGCGCCTCGTCGGGCCACAACGCGAAGAACAGGCGCCGGTGCTCAGCCATCCAGGCGCGCGATCAGACCGGCCAAGGCAGCGCCAACCGTCTCGCGGCGCACCTGTTCGCGATCGCCGTCGAACCGGAACCGCCGCGCCTGCGCATCACAGCCCCGCGTCTGCCAAGCGATCCACACGGTCCCCACCGGCTTGCCAGCGGTCCCGCCGCCCGGCCCGGCGATGCCGGTCACGGCAATGGCGTGGTCGACCGGCGCATGCTCCAGCACACCGTCCGTCATCGCCCGCGCCGTCTGTTCACTGACCGCACCAAAGCGGGCGATCGTCGCCTCCGGCACCCCCAGCAACTCGCTTTTGGCGCGATTCGAATACGAGACCAGCCCGCGTTCGAACCAGCCGGAGCTGCCGGCGATATCCGTCAGGCATTTCGCAATCCAGCCACCCGTGCAGGACTCGGCCGTGGCCAGCCACTGGCCGCGTTCGGCCAAGCGCCCGGCGACTGTCTTCGCCAGTCGGTTGAGTGCTTCGTCGTCGTTCATGCAATCACGCTAGCATCTGGAAGCGAATGCGGCGACGCCTACTCGTGACGCGGTTCGCGGCGCCATGTGGTGGCGCCCCTTGGTGCGACCGGCGGCGCTTGGCACACTAGCGCCCCGTTTCATGCCGCCGCCTCATCGAATGAACCCCGCCGAGCACGCCGGTCACACCCCGGTGATGCAGCAATACCTGTCGCTGAAAGCCCAGCATCCGAATGAGTTGCTGCTGTTCCGCATGGGCGATTTCTATGAAGTGTTCTTCGACGACGCGGTCAAGGCCGCGCGCCTGCTCAACATCACGCTGACCAAGCGCGGTGAATCGGCCGGCACGCCGATTCCGATGGCCGGCGTGCCGTATCACGCGGTGGAGCAGTATCTGGCGCGGCTGCTCAAGCTCGGCGAATCCGTGGCGATTGCCGAGCAGGTCGGCGAAGTCGGCGCCGCCAAGGGGCCGGTCGCGCGCGAGGTGGTGCGTATCGTCACCCCCGGCACTGCTACCGAGGAATCGCTGCTCAATCCCAATCGCCAGAACCTGCTGGTGGCCTGCTGCCGCGAACGCGGTGCTTTCGGCCTGGCCTGGCTGGAACTGTCATCGGGCCGCTTTTCGGTGATGCAGCCCGCGACCGAAGGCGAATGGCTGGCGGAGCTGCACCGCCTCTCGCCGACCGAACTGCTGGCGCCGGAAGGTCTGATGCTGCCGGCGGGTTTCCTGCCACGCGCGCGACCACCCTGGCACTTCGACAGCACCTCCGCCTATCGCCTGCTGGTGGAGCAATTCGCCACGCGCGACCTCAAGGGGTTCGGCTGCGAGGCGCTGCCGTGTGCGATCGCGGCGGCCGGCGCGCTGCTGCAATACGCCCGCGAAACCCAGCGTGGCGCGCTGCCGCACATCACCGCCTTGCGTACCGAATCGGCCGACGACACGCTGATCCTGGACGGCATCACGCGGCGCAATCTGGAGATCGACGAGTCGCTGTCCGGCAAACCGCAGCACACCCTGGTGGCGGTCTTCGACACTTGCCGCACGCCCATGGGCAGCCGCCTGCTGCGCAGCTGGCTGGCCCGGCCCTTGCGCACGCGCGCCGTGCTCCAGGGGCGCCAGCAGGCCGTGGCCTGGCTGCGCAGCGACTGCGCCTACACGCTGCTGCGCGAGGCGCTGGAACCCTGCTCGGACGCCGAGCGCATCCTGGCGCGCGTGGCCCTGCGCAGCGCCCGGCCACGCGACATCGCGGGACTCGCCTCGACCCTGGCCGCGCTGCCATCCGTGCACGCCGTATTGGACGAAGCGCCGCTCAGCCTGCTGCGCGCGCTGTGCGAAACGATGGGCAATCACAACGACACTGTCGCCTGGCTGCACAGCGCCTTGGCGGACGAGCTGCCGCTGCTGGCCAAGGACGGCAGCGTGTTCCGCTCGGGCTACGATGCCGAACTCGACGAACTGCGCAATCTGTCCGAAAACGCCGACGGCTATCTCTCCGACCTCGAAACACGCGAACGCACACGTACCGGCATCGACAATCTCAAGGTCGGCTACAACCGCGTACACGGTTACTACATCGAACTGTCGCGCATACACGCCGAGCGCGTGCCGGTGGATTACACGCGCCGCCAGACGCTCAAGGGCGCGGAACGTTACATCACCGAGGAACTCAAGCGCTTCGAGGACCAGGTACTGTCAGCGCGCGAACGCGCGCTGGCCCGCGAGAAACAGCTCTACGAGGCATTGCTCGACCGGCTGCTGGCCGATCTGCCGGCCTTGCAGGACGCTGCATCCGCACTCGCCGAACTCGATGTGCTGGCCTGTTTCGCGGAACGCGCCGACGCGCTCGATCTGGTCGCGCCGCAACTCAGCGACGCCCCCGGCCTGCACATTGTCGCCGGCCGCCATCCGGTGGTGGAACGCCACACCCGCGAGCCGTTCGTCGCCAACGATCTGCTGTTCGACGACGAACGCCGCCTGCTGGTCATCACCGGCCCCAACATGGGCGGCAAGTCCACCTACATGCGGCAGACCTCGCTGATCGCACTGCTGGCACACACCGGCGCCTGCGTGCCGGCCGATTCGGTGCGGATCGGTCCGATCGACCGCATCTTCACGCGCATCGGCGCAGCCGACGATCTCGCCTCCGGGCAGTCGACCTTCATGGTCGAAATGAGCGAAACCGCCAACATCCTGCACAACGCCAGCGAGCAGTCACTGATCCTGATGGACGAAATCGGACGCGGCACCTCGACCTACGACGGCCTGTCGCTGGCCCAGGCCTGCGCCGAATGGCTGGCCACGCGCACACGCGCGTTCACGCTGTTCGCCACGCATTATTTCGAACTGACGGCGCTGGCGCAGACCCTGCCCGGCGTGGTCAACGTGCATCTGGACGCCGCCGAATACCACGGCGAGCATGGCGAACAACTGGTCCTGCTGCACCGGGTCAAGGACGGACCGGCGAACCGCAGCTTCGGCATTCAGGTGGCCGCGCTGGCCGGTATTCCCAAGCCGCTGATCGCCCGCGCGCGGGCCTGTCTCGAACAACTGGAGCGGCGTCCGGTCGGCGGCGCGGAAACCACGCCGCAAATGGCCCTGTTCAACGCCGCGCCTGCGCCGACGGAGCCCGCGCCGCTGTCGGAATCGCTGCGACAGCTCGACAGCATCGATCCCAACGACATGAGTCCACGTCAGGCGCTGGACGCGCTGTTCGAACTCAAGGCGCTGCGCAAGCTGGAACGCTGAGTGCGGAACAGCCTGCCGTCAGCCGTGTCCGTACCCGCCACCTCCGGGCGTTTCAATCACGATGGCGTCGCAGGCCTGTAATTCGACGACGGCAGTTGCGGCGAGCACTTGCTCGCGCCCATCCGCGTGCAGACAGCGGTTGATACCGCAGGCGCCGTCCTCACCGCCCTGCAAGCCCATGGGCGCCACGCGGCGACGGTTCGACAGAATCGCCGCAGTCATCGGCTGCAGAAATCGAATGTGTCGAATCACGCCGTCGCCGCCACGATGCGCGCCATCGCCGCCGGAGCCGTGCCGGATCGCGAAGCGTTCCACCCGCACCGGAAAGCGGGTTTCGAGCACTTCGGTGTCGGTCAGCCGGCTGTTGGTCATGTGCGTCTGTACCACCGAGGCACCGTCGAAGTCACGGCCGGCGCCGGCGCCGCCGCAAATGGTTTCGTAGTACTGCCGCTCGCCGTCGCCGAAGGTGAAGTTGTTCATCGTGCCCTGCGATCCGGCCAGCACGCCGAGCGCGCCGTACAGCGCGTCGGTCACCGCCTGACTGGTTTCGACATTGCCGGCGACCACCGCCGCCGGATAGCGCGGATTGAGCATGCAGCCCTCGGGCACGATCAGTTCGATCGCCTTGAGACAGCCTTCATTGAGCGGGATGTCATCGTTCACCAGGGTTCTGAACACGTACAGGGTCGCGGCGCGGGCAATCGAAAGCGGCGCGTTGAAGTTGCTGCGCTGCTGTTCGCTGGTGCCCGAGAAATCGACGCGCACCCGGCGCGCCACGCGATCGACGCGAATCGAAACCTGGATACGTGCGCCGTCGTCCATGTCTACCGTGCAATCGCCATCCGCCAGTTTCGCGATGACACGGCGCACCGATTCCTCGGCATTGGCCTGCACGTGGCCCATGTAGGCTTCGACCACGGCGCGGCCATAGGTCGAGACCATTTTTCCGATGCCCTCGGCCCCGCGCGCGCAAGCCGCGAGCTGGGCCTGCAGATCGGCCAGGTTCTGATCGGGCCGGCGCGCCGGATACGCCCCGGACGCCAGCAATGCACGCACCGCGTGTTCTCGCAGTTGCCCCGCTTCGACCAGCAGGAAATCGTCGATCAGCACGCCCTCGTCTTCGACAGTGCGGCTGTTCGGTGGCATCGAGCCTGGCGTGAGTCCGCCGATATCCGCGTGGTGGCCGCGCGCGGCGACAAACACCAGCAGTTCCCCGGCCTCGTCGAACACCGGGGCGATCACCGTCACGTCCGGCAGATGGGTGCCGCCGTTGTACGGAGCATTGAGCATGTAGGCGTCGCCGACGGCGAAACCGCGTCCGTCGCGGCGCCGGCCATCGATGATCGCGCGCACGCTGTCGCCCATCGAACCCAGGTGCACCGGGATGTGTGGTGCGTTGGCGATCAATGCGCCGTGGCGATCGAACAGCGCGCAGGAAAAATCCAGCCGCTCCTTGATGTTCACCGAATAGGCGGTGCTCTGCAGCGCCACGCCCATCTGCTCCGCCACTGCCATGAACTGCTTGTTGAACACCTCCAGCATCACCGGATCGACCGCGGTGCCGATCGCGACACGCGACGGCAAGGGCACAACCCGGCGCAGGATGAGATTGAACAGGCGATCGACCTCGGCGCGCCAGCCCGGTTCGACGACCGTGGTCGCGGTGTCCTCTCGGATGATCGCTGGGCCGTCGATGGCGGCGCCGGCAAGGAGTGCGGCGCGATCATGAACGGGCGTGTCCAAGTCCTTGCCGTCGAAGTGCGCCTTGACCGTCCGTGGCCCACTGCCGTTGCTGGTCTTCCCTCTCCCTCCGGTAGAGGGACCGAGGCTGAGGGCGTCCGCCTCATTGAGGCTTGGCCCTGCAGAAGCGGTACCGATCACCTCCACCGACACCATCTCCACGATCACCGCCTTGTCGGGCGCCATGAATCCGAAGCGCTGCCGGTGCTGTGCTTCGAAGGTCTCGCGCATCACTGTCGGCGACTCCAGCGACACAGACAGCGTGGTATCCGAACCGGCGTATTTGATCTGCGCGCTCGCCTCGCGCGTGAGTGTGCGCAGCGGCACGCCCTGCGCACGCAACGCAGCCTCGGCTTCATCTCCCAGCACTTGCGCACTATCGGCGAGCACGACGACTGCATCGTCCAGCGGCACGTTCACGGTCCGTTCGCGAATCAGCCGCAGATCGGCCAGGCCCATGCCGTAGGCGGACAAGACACCGGCCAACGGATGAATCATCACGCGGCTCATGCCCAGGGCGTCGGCCACGCGGCAGGCGTGCTGGCCGCCGGCACCGCCGAAACAGACCAGGGTGTAGTCGCCCACCGCATAGCCACGCTGAATCGAAATCTGCTTGATCGCCTTGGCCATGTTCTCCACGGCGATGGTGATGAAGCCTTCGGCGATCTGCTGCGGCGTGCGCGCCTGAGCGCTGGCCTGTTCGACCTCATGAGCCAGGGCTACGAATCCGCGCTCCACCGCGTCGAGGTCCAGCGGCTGGTCGCCGTTCGCGCCAAACACCGCGGGAAACGATTGCGCCTGAATTCTGCCGAGCAGCAGATTGCAGTCGGTCACGGTCAGCGGCCCGCCGCGTCGATACGAGGCCGGCCCCGGCATCGCGCCGGCCGAGGCCGGGCCGACCCGCAGCCGCGAACCGTCGAAACGGCAGATCGAGCCGCCGCCCGCCGCCACGGTATGAATGTCCATCATCGGCGTGCGCAGGCGCACACCGGCGATCTGCGATTCGTGGGTGCGCTCGTAGTCACCGGCGTAGTGCGACACATCGGTGGAGGTGCCGCCCATGTCGAAACCGATGAGCCGCTCATAGCCTGCCGCCTGCGCCGTGCGCACCATGCCGACGATGCCACCGGCCGGGCCGGACAGCACCGCGTCCTTGCCGCGGAAGGCCTGAGCATCCACCAGGCCACCGGTGGACTGCATGAACAACAGCCGGGTATCGCTTGCCAATTCGCTCGCCACGCGTTCGACATAGCGTCGCAGGATCGGTGAAAGATAGGCATCGGCCACCGTGGTATCGCCACGCCCCACGAACTTGATCAGCGCGCTGACTTCGTGACTGACCGAGACCTGGGTGTAGCCGATGTCACGGGCCATTCGCGCCAGCCGCCGCTCGTGTTCCGGGAAGGCATAGCCATGCAGCAGCACGATGGCAATTGCGCGCAAACCCAGGTCGTACCCCGCCTGCAGTTCGCGACGCGCGGCAGGCTCGTCCAGTTCGCGGATCAGGCTACCGTCGGCGCCGACTCGCTCGTCGATTTCGATAACGCGTGAATACAGTGGGTTCGACAGGCGGATATTCAGCGCAAAGATGTCCGGCCGACTCTGGTAGCCGATCCGCAAGGCGTCACCGTGCCCGGCCGTGATTGCCAGCAGGGTCGGCTCGCCCTTGCGCTCCAGCAGCGCGTTGGTCGCCACGGTAGTGCCCATGCGCACGACTGCGATCGGCGCATCGCCATGCAAGTCCAGCAGCGCACGAATGCCGGCCGTGGCGGCATCGGAATAGCGCTCTGGATTTTCGGACAGCAGTTTGTGTGTCACCAGCGCACCGTCCGGACAACGCGCGACGATATCGGTGAAGGTCCCGCCGCGGTCGATCCAGAAGGCCCAGCAACCGCGCTCGAAGGTCTCGGGCATGGACTCGTCCAGAAAAGTCAGAAATCAGTCTCGCGCAAAGCCGCCAGGACGCCAAGGCGCGGACAGACTTCGTTCCGCCTGCATCGGCCCGACACGCGACTCGCCTACACGGCGGCGCGCAGACCCAAGTGTTCGACAAAAGGGTCGAAATCGCGATCTCGATACAGCAACGGATAGCGGTCCGCGATGCAGCGCGTAGCAATCAAAGTGTCGATGGTCTTGCGGACGGTGACGCCTCTGGCGCGCAGGCGGCGAAAATTTCGCGCCGCTTCGATTGCGATGGCTTGACCGACAATTTCCACCACTTGCAGTTCCCCGAGCAGCCGTCGCGCACGGCGGAAGTCGCGCTCATGCGTGAAGCCCTGCAACACCTCGGTCAGGATCAGGTCGCCGATCAATACCGGCTCGTTCCCCAAAGCGCCATCGAGCCGATCGGTTTCGGCGCAGGCGACACCCCGGAAATAGTCGACCCAGACACTGGAATCGACCAGGATCACACGGCATCTCCGGAGCCCATAGGCGTCCGGTCGACACGCATGGCCTCCAAATCTCCTTGCCAGTCCAGCTTGCCGCGGAATTTCCGCAACTGGGCCTGACGCTCCAGGCGCAACAGCGTGCGCAGGCCCTTCTCCACTGCCTCCCGCTTGGTCTTGATGCCAGTGAGTCGGAGCGTCTCCTGCATCAGGTCTTCGTCAATCACGATATTGGTGCGCATAATGTGTACTAAAAGATCAATTCATACACATTGTAGCAAGGCCAGCATTGGCTTGATAGCCGCCCGGACTGAATAACAAGGCTCAATTTCCGAACCTCATGCCCAGTATTGAAGAACAACGCGGTAAGGATGAAACTCTTCATGGTGCCGGAGTACATTAGGCACACGTTGTCCTGGATGGCTCTCCGTGAAACTGTTCGCATGGGCTCCGGAAAGGAATGCACTTCTGAAACGGGAGCGTGGTATCAGTTTCGAGGAGGTGCTGTTTCATCTGGAAGCCGGTGATGTACTGGACATCTTCGAGCACCCCAATCAAGACCGGTATCCGGGGCAGAGGATTTACGCGATCGAGATCGAGGCATATGTCTATCTGGTGCCATTCGTGGAGTCCGAGAACGAAGTCTTTCTCAAGACAATCATCCCAAGCCGAAAGGCCACCCAAAGATACAAAAGGTGAACGCGATGACTGAACGCGACCGGGAAGAAGAAGAAATTCTCGAAGCCTTCGAGGCTG
It encodes the following:
- a CDS encoding type II toxin-antitoxin system VapB family antitoxin; protein product: MRTNIVIDEDLMQETLRLTGIKTKREAVEKGLRTLLRLERQAQLRKFRGKLDWQGDLEAMRVDRTPMGSGDAV
- the vapC gene encoding type II toxin-antitoxin system VapC family toxin, with the translated sequence MILVDSSVWVDYFRGVACAETDRLDGALGNEPVLIGDLILTEVLQGFTHERDFRRARRLLGELQVVEIVGQAIAIEAARNFRRLRARGVTVRKTIDTLIATRCIADRYPLLYRDRDFDPFVEHLGLRAAV
- a CDS encoding BrnT family toxin is translated as MKLFAWAPERNALLKRERGISFEEVLFHLEAGDVLDIFEHPNQDRYPGQRIYAIEIEAYVYLVPFVESENEVFLKTIIPSRKATQRYKR
- a CDS encoding CinA family protein, producing the protein MNDDEALNRLAKTVAGRLAERGQWLATAESCTGGWIAKCLTDIAGSSGWFERGLVSYSNRAKSELLGVPEATIARFGAVSEQTARAMTDGVLEHAPVDHAIAVTGIAGPGGGTAGKPVGTVWIAWQTRGCDAQARRFRFDGDREQVRRETVGAALAGLIARLDG
- the mutS gene encoding DNA mismatch repair protein MutS, translating into MNPAEHAGHTPVMQQYLSLKAQHPNELLLFRMGDFYEVFFDDAVKAARLLNITLTKRGESAGTPIPMAGVPYHAVEQYLARLLKLGESVAIAEQVGEVGAAKGPVAREVVRIVTPGTATEESLLNPNRQNLLVACCRERGAFGLAWLELSSGRFSVMQPATEGEWLAELHRLSPTELLAPEGLMLPAGFLPRARPPWHFDSTSAYRLLVEQFATRDLKGFGCEALPCAIAAAGALLQYARETQRGALPHITALRTESADDTLILDGITRRNLEIDESLSGKPQHTLVAVFDTCRTPMGSRLLRSWLARPLRTRAVLQGRQQAVAWLRSDCAYTLLREALEPCSDAERILARVALRSARPRDIAGLASTLAALPSVHAVLDEAPLSLLRALCETMGNHNDTVAWLHSALADELPLLAKDGSVFRSGYDAELDELRNLSENADGYLSDLETRERTRTGIDNLKVGYNRVHGYYIELSRIHAERVPVDYTRRQTLKGAERYITEELKRFEDQVLSARERALAREKQLYEALLDRLLADLPALQDAASALAELDVLACFAERADALDLVAPQLSDAPGLHIVAGRHPVVERHTREPFVANDLLFDDERRLLVITGPNMGGKSTYMRQTSLIALLAHTGACVPADSVRIGPIDRIFTRIGAADDLASGQSTFMVEMSETANILHNASEQSLILMDEIGRGTSTYDGLSLAQACAEWLATRTRAFTLFATHYFELTALAQTLPGVVNVHLDAAEYHGEHGEQLVLLHRVKDGPANRSFGIQVAALAGIPKPLIARARACLEQLERRPVGGAETTPQMALFNAAPAPTEPAPLSESLRQLDSIDPNDMSPRQALDALFELKALRKLER
- the thpR gene encoding RNA 2',3'-cyclic phosphodiesterase translates to MAEHRRLFFALWPDEALRQQIAAISATADWPRGARRVPAAHLHLTLVFLGDVPAERVDAVRSVAASLRVAPFELSLAGCGHFPRAEVGWLGCVDAPPALFALNTGLRQRLRTQGFALRGESFRPHVTLARGLREPPVLPDYPPLHWPVSEYVLVESRRGRAPAYTVIGAWSLAPVSD
- a CDS encoding hydantoinase B/oxoprolinase family protein → MPETFERGCWAFWIDRGGTFTDIVARCPDGALVTHKLLSENPERYSDAATAGIRALLDLHGDAPIAVVRMGTTVATNALLERKGEPTLLAITAGHGDALRIGYQSRPDIFALNIRLSNPLYSRVIEIDERVGADGSLIRELDEPAARRELQAGYDLGLRAIAIVLLHGYAFPEHERRLARMARDIGYTQVSVSHEVSALIKFVGRGDTTVADAYLSPILRRYVERVASELASDTRLLFMQSTGGLVDAQAFRGKDAVLSGPAGGIVGMVRTAQAAGYERLIGFDMGGTSTDVSHYAGDYERTHESQIAGVRLRTPMMDIHTVAAGGGSICRFDGSRLRVGPASAGAMPGPASYRRGGPLTVTDCNLLLGRIQAQSFPAVFGANGDQPLDLDAVERGFVALAHEVEQASAQARTPQQIAEGFITIAVENMAKAIKQISIQRGYAVGDYTLVCFGGAGGQHACRVADALGMSRVMIHPLAGVLSAYGMGLADLRLIRERTVNVPLDDAVVVLADSAQVLGDEAEAALRAQGVPLRTLTREASAQIKYAGSDTTLSVSLESPTVMRETFEAQHRQRFGFMAPDKAVIVEMVSVEVIGTASAGPSLNEADALSLGPSTGGRGKTSNGSGPRTVKAHFDGKDLDTPVHDRAALLAGAAIDGPAIIREDTATTVVEPGWRAEVDRLFNLILRRVVPLPSRVAIGTAVDPVMLEVFNKQFMAVAEQMGVALQSTAYSVNIKERLDFSCALFDRHGALIANAPHIPVHLGSMGDSVRAIIDGRRRDGRGFAVGDAYMLNAPYNGGTHLPDVTVIAPVFDEAGELLVFVAARGHHADIGGLTPGSMPPNSRTVEDEGVLIDDFLLVEAGQLREHAVRALLASGAYPARRPDQNLADLQAQLAACARGAEGIGKMVSTYGRAVVEAYMGHVQANAEESVRRVIAKLADGDCTVDMDDGARIQVSIRVDRVARRVRVDFSGTSEQQRSNFNAPLSIARAATLYVFRTLVNDDIPLNEGCLKAIELIVPEGCMLNPRYPAAVVAGNVETSQAVTDALYGALGVLAGSQGTMNNFTFGDGERQYYETICGGAGAGRDFDGASVVQTHMTNSRLTDTEVLETRFPVRVERFAIRHGSGGDGAHRGGDGVIRHIRFLQPMTAAILSNRRRVAPMGLQGGEDGACGINRCLHADGREQVLAATAVVELQACDAIVIETPGGGGYGHG